The window ACCTCCGTGAATCCAGCCTAAAACACTGGGCCCCAGGAGTACACCGGCTAAAATTTCGCCTACCACTGCAGGCTGTTTTAAACGCTCAAAGATTTCTGCCGCAAGCTTTGCCACGGCAAAAACTACAAAGAGTTGAAAGAGAATTGGATCAGAATGGGAGGTGGATGAAATCATAATGGTTTCCAGCAAAGGAATAAAAATATCTTCCCTCTTTTGAAATCTATGCCACAATCTTTTTCATGCATATAGGATTACTTTTCTACACGGATTCTCTCGTTCTGCAAAATCAAACCCAAAAACTGAATGGCCGAGGAATGGCAAACCTCGGTTTTTTGAAGGCCCTGCTGCAATACAAGGCAGAGCATTCCGTCAGCCTGCTGGTCAGCGGCCATTGGGAAAAACAAATTGTACAGGAACAAGTTTTTTCTCCTCATCAAAACTCTTGTCCCATTATTACTTTCTCCGAACTTTCAAAATTTCTGAAAGAAAAACCCCTGCAGGCATTGCATTATCCTAGCCCCGATCTTTACCGGGCCTTTGAAATTAAAAAACTGAATCCAACGCCCATGGCTGTCACAGGGGTCACCCATTCTCTGGGGTCTGCCCCCTTTCTGGAATGGCTTTATTTAAGCCTGCTTGCCAGCCCTCAAGCGACGGACGCCCTCATCTGCACCAGCCCTGCTGCAGTAAAAGTATTACGAAAATTACAAAGTGAAATCACCCATGCCTTCGATTTAAATCCACTAGCTACCCCGCAAATCCCTCTGGCTATTCATTGTGCGGACTTTCAGAAAACTCCTGCACACAATCTCTACCCAGAATTTCCCCAAGAGGAATTTGTGCTTTTATATTTGGGCAGAATTTCCCTGTTTACCAAATGCGATTTAAAACCTCTGCTAATTGTCTTTAGAGAATTGATAAAACGCAGCCCAAAAAAATCGAGATTAATATTAGCCGGGGCCTGTGAGGAAGAGGCCTATCTGGAGGATTTGTCTGCCTATAGCCACAGCCTGGGAATAAACTCTCAAATCAGTTTTAAAAAAAATCCCAGTGAAGAACTAAAAAAATCTTTACTGCAAAGGGCTCAAGTTTTTTTGGCGCCCAATGATAATCCCCAAGAAACGTTTGGGCTCAGCATCCTGGAAGCCCTGGCCTCCGGCTTACCCATTGTCGCGGCCGATTGGAACGGATACAAGAGTCTTATTGAAAACGAAAAAGAAGGTTTTCTCATCCCCACCCTCATTCCCAGTCACCTGGATTTTATGGGGGAAACCGCTGCCCTGCAAATCGATGCGATGAATCATCTTTATTTTTCTCAATCCACCGCGACGGATTTGGAAATATTTACGGAAAAGATTTTATCACTGATTACGAACGAGGAGTTGAGACAAGACATGGCAAGGCAGGCCAGACAAAAATCATCGGCCTATGACTGGAGCCAGGTGATTCCGCAATATCTGGATTTATGGGAAAATCTTTCTCAACAAAATATCCCAGTAAAAAACAAATCGACCGGAGCTGTAAAAGAAAGACTCTACACCTTGAACTATCACCAAATCTTTTCACACTACGCCACTCAAGTTTTAACAGAAGAGGATTCTTTTCAGATTAGCCCCCTGGGCCAGGAGGCCTTGCAAGGAAACATCCCCCTGGAAAATCCGCCGAGTCTGGATGAATTTCTGCCTGTGGATGCAGTGCTTCAAGTGCTGCAAATGGGAGGGAAAGGTTTTCGAGTAGCAGACTTGAGTTCTATTAGTCAGGGAGAATTTATTTTAATGTGGTTGTATAAGTATGGGTTTGTCAAAAGGGTATCGTAAAGATTGAAGTTATATTGCTTG is drawn from Deltaproteobacteria bacterium and contains these coding sequences:
- a CDS encoding glycosyltransferase family 4 protein, with product MHIGLLFYTDSLVLQNQTQKLNGRGMANLGFLKALLQYKAEHSVSLLVSGHWEKQIVQEQVFSPHQNSCPIITFSELSKFLKEKPLQALHYPSPDLYRAFEIKKLNPTPMAVTGVTHSLGSAPFLEWLYLSLLASPQATDALICTSPAAVKVLRKLQSEITHAFDLNPLATPQIPLAIHCADFQKTPAHNLYPEFPQEEFVLLYLGRISLFTKCDLKPLLIVFRELIKRSPKKSRLILAGACEEEAYLEDLSAYSHSLGINSQISFKKNPSEELKKSLLQRAQVFLAPNDNPQETFGLSILEALASGLPIVAADWNGYKSLIENEKEGFLIPTLIPSHLDFMGETAALQIDAMNHLYFSQSTATDLEIFTEKILSLITNEELRQDMARQARQKSSAYDWSQVIPQYLDLWENLSQQNIPVKNKSTGAVKERLYTLNYHQIFSHYATQVLTEEDSFQISPLGQEALQGNIPLENPPSLDEFLPVDAVLQVLQMGGKGFRVADLSSISQGEFILMWLYKYGFVKRVS